One Glycine soja cultivar W05 chromosome 7, ASM419377v2, whole genome shotgun sequence genomic window, attatttaacatcaataacttatgaattattttttgtattaatattatttaacatctaaatattaattaacagatgcatataattaatgaaatactcaaattcataaatttaaaacaaatagtaaaatagatcattaagttaaattgaaaataaatttaaaagaaaaatacaatctaatatatcaataataattttgtggtactaaatcaataatcaaaatattcatTGGAAGAATACTTTTGTTGATCATCATCTTATTGTTGTTTATTTGATAAGTCATTGTATTGTCTTGTTGTTGTTCATGGTGAGATTATTGATGTTAGGTGGTAAGAATAAAAGAACAATTGACTAAAATATATGATCTCCTCATTTGATGCACGAAACTCCTTCCTCCAAccgtaaaaaataaacttttctaCGATATATCTTGAAACTTAAACTTTATATAAAACTTATAAGagaatttatgatatttttatgataaaatacaCAAGCAAGATGAATCCACTTTTTTTCTtggtctttataaaaaaaaaaccttaaactTTAGTCATTTTGAGACAAAGGGAGTAATTGGtacatattaagaaaattagttaatataattattaacattaaatttgtttgtaattataatatttttccaaaaattatccttaaataattaatgcatggAGAGAATAATAGTGgtgaagttttaatttttaaaactaaactcTTTAATTCTCTAATCCtcgtgagagagagaaaaatatcattcataacatttattatttatcaattgaaataattaagggtgttttgataaaaaaaaaaaatagttgatgtaagggataattagaaaaaagttttataaaaagagacaaGAAAATTCTAAAACAATGCCTTATAAAAAGGGAAGAGAGATActataaattaacaaaacaaaacattctTCTAATCAAGGATATTCAATCACATTTTGATAGATTTAATTTGTTACACTATGACTAATTGACAATGTAACAAGAGtattgtgtgtgtgagagaatTACATCTACATACATACTACAACAGAGACAACATTAGCCTTTATTGTTTTGTATTGATCACTCTTGTCTTCACTTGTTTGATtaaattctctttttcttgcaaAAACTCTTTTAGAGTTTCAGGTGTATAAGGAGGAGGCATTGTACATGGAGGTGTATCACTCGGTGAGGTCACCATGGACTCAACCATAAAACTTTTCCTTAAACCACGCAAGGAACAAGCCATACTTTCAGAACAAATCTCAACAGCTCCTATAGGTATGGTtggtttgaatttcaagagttttgaATACCGATTTAATAAATGAAACATGTAGTCATATACAAATTTCATCTTTAAATTCTCTACGATGTAGTTAGTTCCTCCATTGCCAATTGCTTGTGcctacaattaattaaaattgacaatttttttaaaataaattagacaaagaattttttttggataagctaaagaatttaaatgaattgcaaaaattaaaaaaatcaaccacTAAAGGAATTGAtaggtaattaattattttatttttgtttaatttgttatatttatgAATAATCTATTTTTCAAGGATATGTGTAGACTTTTCCTTTAATAAGGATACATATTGGTTATTTGACTTAACAACACAATTTGCAAGAATCTTTTAGAATAGATGTcatgataatttcaatttttggtttCTTTTCACTAACTTCAACTACATTTAGGAGATAGAAAGACACGAGATTAAAGTGAGGCTCACCTATAATgtgtttttctctctcctcactacaTAGTGCAACCAATGGGATTATTTAAGTCTAATTTTGTGCTTTTAAAAGGTGAtttaagaaaaagttaaaatgacTCATTAGTTGGAGaaaatttttcttacatttcCTTGCATAAATATGTAAGTCATGCATAAAGACAAAACTATTTTTGTTAGGTATGTTAAACTTTAGGCGAATCTTACGTACTGATTTCAATAAAATTCAGATGTTAAACTGCGTGCTTATTTTATCATGCAATTAGCTTTCTTTCATCTCAACTTTAGTTTGTTCAAAATATAGAaatcatttaagaaaaaataaaggaagaaaatgaTTACATTATCAAGGTGAGCATTTCCCCAGTCCACTGCATACTTAATCTCTTCACACATGTTTTTGGTGTTGATAGGCCAATAGTGTTGCAAAGGTAACATGCTTCTTGTAAAGAAGTCATAATACCTAGGTTCTATGAACATAGTCATAGAGTCACATGCTATTATGTACTTTTCACTCACAGACCATGTGGTCCCTTCTGCATAGATCTTATATCttaacacaaaataaaacacaaacaagtttcaaaatttaGTAAGTAAAATCTAAAAAAGATTATATGTGACAGATTCAAAAAAGTAAACTAACCCCtactataataattatttaaaaaaatcaaaatcataaaatatgcTTCAAAACTTTACCTAAAGGTACATTGATTTTCAAGTTTTGAGTTCTCAAAATTACTTGCTCTCTCCCGCAACCATTgctgaaaagagagagagaaaaaaatgtgttaatttAATCTTGAGATAATTAATGCATTAACCTAAAACAAAAGTAAATTTTTAGATTATATATTTACTATGTCATATATTCTTGCATTCCAATCATGTTTTTCTGTGGTGTTGCACTTGCCGAGTTCTCTCCTAATAATAGACACTGTTGGGTTGCCCTTCCAAAAAGCATAGGGTATCCTATCCTTCCATTTGACAAGCTTGTTGCCTTCTAGTATATTATGTAATGTTGTTTCCCATGGTCTTATGCTAAGCTCAGCCCTAGtaagaaaaaatacataaaagtataacttatttttttttcttttgtttcattttaattaaaggaaaaataatgaaatcacaTAGTTCCTTCAAACATGTATATTAGAGATAAAACAtaatagaagaaataaaaatgagtcTATGAGAATGTTAAAAACAAAAGAGGTTTCCACCCATATTTAGGtcctctaaaaaatatataattaatggatctaaaacaaataatagtaaGTTTTTAATTCCAAAGGCAAGAGAAACTTTACCAACCCCAGAAGGTCCAATCAGGGAAGACAATGTCATATGAATTTTCTTCTCCACAATAATGGAAAACAGGTGGAGGTGACATTTTTGGTACTTGGAAATCTTTTTTGAATACAACAGTCCTGTCCCCACATTGAAACATTAGCTCCAAATCTGGTATCTTTCCCGGGTACAACCTTAGAAGTTGCAAAATTCCCCATATTGTAAACACATCCCTTGTTTGATACGATTTGGCAAACTTTTCTATATAAGCTTTTCCGTTTACAATTACAAGCCTAAAATGTGAAATATGTTTTCCTCTTTCAACCATGTCCCTTGTGATTCCTGTACTCTCCCATGGTTTTAAATCTTCATGGATCCATCTAAAGTACTCTGGACATGATGTATTAGATGAATCATCATCAAACTCAAGTTTTGTTGGATAGTATGATGGACATGTTGATGCTGACTTCCCATTGGTGCAATTAAGTGGGAATTGAGGTTGTTGATTATTGAATACTATAATTGTCTTGAGAATAGTAGTGCTTGTAATTCtagactgaaaaaaaaaaagataacatgATTATATACAAAGAATTTATTGGATATGTATTGTCATTGTAAAACATATTAGAAATCATTGTTAGTAATAACTTTTGATATagttattatcaaaattaataaatttatcatgaataataacttataattaaattattttgtaaaaaaaattatattattagtgtaTATACTGTTTCTCTCATATAAATTTGTGCTAGCAACACATAGTGTCGTATAAATTTTGTATAGTTTTTatgcaaatattttaaataaaattttgttgttttattgcAAAATCAAATGTTATAATTATGGTTGCAATAAACAAAAATGAATGTTGGGATACACACCaccattatatattatatattctttttttaaaaaaattttgagGAAGGATTACGCCccaaaaaacatgaaactaaGGAATCAAAATAGTGTGGGAAATAAAAAAGCGCCATGACGTCATACAGTAGCAAGTGAAAAAAACCTATAGAGGGGCATGAATGTGCACATCAATAGGAGAGCTATGAGCCTTGTTAGAAAATCAACCAACTACCATATTAGATTTTCTACAAGAGTGAGAGATTATTACCTCCTAAATAGGGTACAATCAAACATAAATCATGCGAACCATATTGTATAATTAGTGTGTAGACAAGAACAACCTTGATTAATCAACATAACCACCACTATATAGAGTATAAAGTCACCATCCACAATGATCCTATGAAAGCTCATGCCCCAAACAACTTGAAGAGCAAAAAGCTTATCGTAAAACTAATTAGCCACGAATACATTTGCGATTTCAAGATTTCTAACAAAGCCTAAGATCTATTTACCATCTTGGTCCCTAAAGACCTCGATACACGAAGCTTTGGATCCTAGTTGATACACTAAACCTTCTACAATTCATTTAATAGTGTGAAATATGGGTGAACACCACGTGATGTCAATTGAAATAtggaaacattattttaaaatgtgattAAGCATAGAGATTACTATCACAAGTCAAAGATAGGATACTTTTCTCTACGGAAAAGAAAGCATAACCTAGGTTCCTTCCGTCCTTGGGTGTTGCCCAGTGGCTTGGCCACCGACGGAGTGGGTTTTTGCTCTCTACAAACGCTGGGGTTCCTTCTTTGATCCTAGGGAGTTTTAACTGCCTCGGTCTCTAAAGTTTTTCCTTGTCTTTCCCAATCGCGTGCCCTATCACTTTTTCTCATCTTGGGCTATGAAATAGTTGTCAGTTTGAACTGCTCTTGATGGAGAAGAACAAGGGTCGTCAATCGCACTCAACTGCAAAGCAAATTATGGTGAAGGGTACTACCTCAGGTTCAGGTAAATGCCAAACATCTGCTACTTCTGGTCTGGCTGGttgcttggatgttgtccaAGCAAATCAGAATGCTTATACTGCTTCACAAGATAATCTTGTAGGCAAGGTGctaaaaaaaaaggcagggacAAGTTCTGCAAAAACTGATGATGTCACACACCAAGTGTTTGATAATTTGTCGAAATGCAGTGTTGAATCTGAATCTTCCCCAGAGGTTTCTTGCACCTTAGGGGACAATGATTCAACCACTGATGATGATTCATCTCACTCCTGTGGCTCTAAGTCATCACCGCAGCTAGACGACAATAAGGCTCTCACTCCTTGGGTTAATCTATTCAAAGATAACAGAAGTCCTTCCAAAGGTTTTGGAATGAAGTTCTCCCCTCCACCCTCTGATGATGAAGTGCTGTTGGAAGAAACAGATTTGCAACCCCTGGAAGAGGCTTGGGGACATAGCCTTATTGGCTATGTGGCTGGTTGATTCCCAGGAAAGAAAGCTCTGCTGGATTGTTGCCAAAAATGGGGAGTCAAGTTTTCATACTCAGCTCATGAAAGTGGTTGGCTGGTGTTTAAATTTGAGTCTGAGGACGATCTGAACTAAGTCCTCTCTACAGGCCCTTACTTCATATTTCAAAGACCCTTATTGCTGAAGGTTATGCCAGCATTCTTTGACTTTGGCAATGAGGAGCTCAGCAAGATCCCTGTCTGGGTTAAACTCAGAAATCTACCTCTGGAGCTTTGGAATCCTCAAGCCTTAGGGAAAATCCTATCCAAGATTGGTTCGCCCATTCGATCTGACCATCTTACTGCTTCTAAGGGGTCTATTTCTTTTGCTAGAGCTTTAGTTGAGGTTGATGCTTCTTTGGAGCTCATCGATGAAGTGCGATTTAGACTTCCTATAAGGAAGACTTTTGTGCAAAAGATTGAGTATGAAAATAGACCTTCTTTTTGCACTCACTGCAAGATAATTGGGCACCGCCTCACTAATTGTAAAACTGTCACTGCAAATAAGCCTGTTCTCATCACAGCCTGCCCCACCTTGGATCAGCCACAAGTGGGTGATTCAGTAATGCCCCCACATACCAATACAGCAGGCCCCTCTGATAATCCAAAGAATGTCCAGACTAATCTGTCTGTCCCTCCTCACAGAAAACATGTTCTGGTTGCAAATCATGTTCCTGTCCTTCAGAATTCTTCTGACCTCAAAGAAACAGGGAACACTGAGTTGGATGATCCTATAGAAGAGGGGTTTGTTCAggtgaaaacaaaacaccagaaaaaggtaaaaaagtgCCACTTATAAAGATAACCcgtattgaggatatgaaagcTGATGTCCAAAGAGGAAGAAATCATAAAGCTGTAACTAGGGTCGAGGAGGCTTCCTCCCATCCGAATCCATGATCATTGCCTCTTGGAACATCAGAGGCTTTAATTTGCCTCTGAAGCATCATGCGATGCATAGCTTCCTTCGCTGCAAGGAAATTAACGTCATGGTTGTGTTGGAAACAAAGTTGAATACGGCTTCAGTTGAGGAAATCATGAGAAGAAAGTTTGGTGACTGGCACTTCACCCATAACTTCGCTTCTCATAATGCTGGCAGAATTCTTATCCTCTGGAAGTAGGATAAGATTCATCTTTCTGTTTTGGAGTCAAATGCCCAATTGATTCATTGTGTTATTGATTGTAAAACCACTGCCAAGCGCTTTCAGGTTTCATTCATCTATGGTCTTCACTCCATTATGACAAGAAGATCTCTTTGGATAAATCTGAATAGTATCAATGCTAATATTAATTTCCCCTGGCTTGTCATTGGTGACTTCAACTCCATTCTGTCTCCCACCGACCGTTTCAATGGAGCTGAGCCCAATGCTTATGAGTTGCAAGATTTTGTTGATTGCTATTCTGATCTGGGGTTGGGGAGCATCAACACTGATGGCCCCTTGTACACATGGACTAATGGCAGGGTGTGGATCAAACTAGACAGAGCTTTATGTAACCAGGCCTGGTTCAATTCCTTTGGAAATTCTGCTTGTGAAGTTATGgtgtttatttctatttcagACCATACTCCTTTAGTTGTCACCACTAAGTTGATAGTGCCTAGAGGTAATTCTCCATTTAAATTCAACAATGCTATTGTGGATCATCCAAATTTCTTAAGAATTGTTGCAGATGGCTGGAAGCAAAATATTCATGGTGTAGCATGTTCAAGGTCTATAAGAAATTGAAAGCTCTTAAAGCTCCCTTGAATAATCTTTTTAAGCAAGAGTTCAGCAACATCTCCAATCGAGTAGAGCTAGCTGAGGCTGAATATAACAGTGTGCTTAATTCTCTAAAGCAAAATCCTCAGGATCCTTCCCTTCTTTCTCTGGCAAACCGCACTAGAGGGCAGACCATTATGCTTAGAAAAGCGGAGTCTATGAAATTTGCTCAGctcattaaaaacaaatatctcCTACAGGCTGATAAATGCTCCAAATTCTTTCATGCTTTAATCAAGCGCAACAGACACAGCCGGTTTATTGCTGTCATAAGGCTAGAGGATGGGCATAACACTTCCTCCTAAGATGAAATTGCCCTTGCTTTTGTGAATCACTTTAGGAATTTGTTTAGTGCTCATGAGCTGACCCAAACTCCTTCCATTTCGATCTGCAACAGGGGTCCTAAGGTTCCCACCGATTGCTTTGCGGCCTTACTTTGTCCTACTTctaagcaagaggtttggaacgTTATTTCTGTGATGGATAACAATAAAGCTCCTGGGCCAGATGGTTTCAATGttttattcttcaagaaggcttGGAATATCATTGGTGATGATATCTTTGCAGCGGTTAATGAATTATTTACAACTGGAAAAATTCTAAAGCAGCTCAACCATGTTACTATTGCGCTTATTCCTAAGCATGATCAGGCCTCCCAGGTTAACCATTTTAGACTCATATCTTGTTGTAATTTGTTATACAAGATTGTATCTAAAATTCTTGCCAACCGCATAGCCTCAGTGCTTGAGACTATTATTGGGGAAACTCAAACTGCTTTCATTAAGAACAGAAAGATGATGGACAACATCTTCCTAGTTCAAGAGATTTTGCGCAAATATGTCCGAAAAAGATTCTCTCCGAGATGCCTCCTGAAAATTGACTTGCATAAAGCTTATGATTCCATTTCCTGGGAATTCTTGGATTGGATGCTTAAGTCCATTGGCTTCCCAGCCCAGTTCTGTACTTGGATCATGGAATGTGTTTCTTCCACTTTCTTTAGTGTGATAGTCAATGGATCCATTTATGGTCACTTCAAAGGGTAGCGGGGTCTTAGACAAGGGgatcctctctctctccttatCTGTTTGTGCTCTGTTTGGAGTACTTTTTCAGAGATATGAGCAGCCTCAAGGATGAtgccaattttaaatttcatcccaACTGTGCAAGTATTCAGCTATCTCATTTGGCTTTTGCAGATGATATTATGCTTATATCTAGAGGAGATATCCCTTCTGTGTCAACTATGTTTGCCAAGCTTTAGCACTTCTGTAGGGTTTCAGGGCTTTCCATCAGCTCTGATAAATCTGCCATATACTCAGCCGGTATTAGGCCTCATGAGCTTTCTCATATTCAACAGCTTACTGAATTTAGCTTGGGTGACTTCCGTTTCAAATACTTGGGTGTTCCCCTTTTATCATCTAGATTAAATCTATGTCATTATGCTCCCTTGCTTTCCAAGATTACTGGCCTGATTCAGGGATGGAGCAAGAAGTCTTTATCTTATGCAGGTAAGTTAGAGTTGATCAGAGTAGTTATTCAAGGAATTGTGAATTTCTGGATGGGGATTTTTTCTTTGCCGCAATCTGTTCTGGACCGGATCAACGCTTCGTGCCGTAATTTTCTGTGGGGCAAAGCGGATATTGGTAAAAACAAGCCCTTGGTTGCTTGGTCAGTAGTTTGTTCTCCGAAAAAAGAAGGGGGTTTAGGCCTttttaatctcaaggactggaaccttgcgcttctttcccgtatcctgtgggactttcattgtaagaaagattctctatgggttcggtgggttcaccattactatttcagagggagcgatgtgtggaattacaatacttcttcatcagattcagttttgataaagaaaatcattcaaataagggaCTTTATCTCTAAAGAGCTAAGTACGGAAGAGGCCAAAAAGAGGATTCAATCTTGGAGCACCAATGAACAATTGCTTGTTGgcaaagtctatgaatacattagaggtgtcaAGCCTACTGTTAGTTGGTGTTCTATTATATGGAACCCAACAATCCCTcctaagatgtctttcattTTGTGGCTTGCTAAAAAGAATCGGctgcttactcttgacaaagttgtttttttgaacaagggttccctctgccctttatgttcaaatgagcctgagtcaaatgctcatttgttcttttcttgcaggaaatctctccaagtttgggctcacattcgtgatttggctcctttccgcaggcgtttcacttctttacagcgcattactgattctttaattaggggcagatccacatcagttgttcaaggaaaattacgttgtctggctatagcaattacagtctATTGCATCTGGAtgtctaggaacaagctgatttttgaagattatcaattttctgtaatagaggttattagcaagattaagtttcatacgtatagacaagcgcacctattgcatttgttttagcatcttgatataggtcttcttctattagggagacttttgattttctttaactgcggggtatgccccgtttattattgtatcattttgggtttaatatagtttacatttttctcaaaaaaaaaatggaaacacaTACACACCAAAATGAGACAAAATCTCCACCTAAGGAGTCCAATTGTGAACAACCAAACCCTGTTATCACCTGACCCGAAGCCTCCTAAACACATCCCCAACCAACCCTATCACATTCCCATGGACGCAATTGAACGCTCTCTTAGCGAAACCAAAACGATCTTCCTCATTCACTTTGTTATAAAGCGTCAAAAGCCAAGGCAAAAGGGGAAAACAAGAATCCCTTAGAATATACTAAGGAATAAAACCCCGAAACAGTTGGCGAGGGAGGGGGAGAGGAGGTGGAAGAGATGGGAGAAATAGGGTTTGGACATGCGGAAGGCGTGGAGCCATAGGGAATCAGAGACAGAGCTGAAGTGGCGGAACCAGGAGTTGCAGTGTGGCGGGGAGAGAGGCGGCAATGGAGAGTGGGAGATGATGGATGATATTAGGGATTCGAGACATAAGGATTCTGAAGGGAGGATTGTACTACATAGGAACAAGGTTGTTTTTACTAATTAGGAATGAGGTCGTTTTGGGAGAGGAAGGACTATATTGCATGTTTACTCGCAAAATcaaatcatattatattttttacaaattaaaaaaaatccacgtGTAATTCCACTCAAAGATAATATGTGATACAACAGGTGACATATCTGTGTGATTGGTTATCAATTGGGTAAGCAAATAACCATTTTGAAATAACATGAAcctaatacaatttttttaaaatattatggacttgatatgaagaaaaaatatattagaaatcaaacgtaaaaaatgaatatttattatgaatgaaaaacatttaagtctttattttattttatccgcACACATTGCTTCGTTATTACTTTATTATATACATTCCTTGTAAATTAGAATCGAAcgaattttttctttcttaagcaTTCATCCCAtgctttctctttcattttctccTACGAGTTAAACTTGCTTGGAAAAGTCTTAATGATAAGTTGACCTTTACCATCTAGCTGAATTTCATGATGAAATTTACTCTTGTGTTCTTCTAAGTTATAATATACTACAACTAAGAATAacaataatttgtatttaaacATAGATGTATATTGGTTTAGGCTCTTTGGGAGGGGACAAACCAAACCAGGCCAAGAGAAAAAGATGGGCAACATATGAATCAAGGGGGTCAAGAAGAGACAATTAAAAGCATATCTCCAAGGTTTAATTAAGACATGCAATAATATCTTGATCAAAGATAGATAGAGATATTGATATATATCATGGATAACAAGACTACTTACAAGGTCAATTTCCAGGAAGAAACTACTTGCAACAAATGCAGCCAAGACGGTGACGGAGAAGAGAGTCCATCTCGTCATTATACTAAACCATACTCACAGTCACCATGAATCATAGATATGCGAGAGGTTACCCTTCGAATTCTACAAGCTTTTGTGGTGGTTGACTATTAATAACTGAGTGCACCTTATTGAGGCAATGGTGTACCAATTTCATGATGCAACTACTCTGTTTGTTTATTGGCTTTCGGATAGAATACTAATTTTAAGTGGGACTATATATAGTATTATAAGGTCTAATCTTCTTATTATCTTAACCCCAAGtgatgttattttataattgtattcttatttaaaaaattgtttaattagagggtatttatttattctcctttcttttttcttccaaaatcctACTTCCAAACATACCTTTaatctaataaatttaaaaatatgatcaCTAAATTTAAAGCAAAAACCATGATCCACATTTTTTTGGGTGTAAAAtgatctaaattatttttttataagcatattgatctataattaattactttagATTGTTCAAGATTAAGTATATGCACGTATCTATCCCTTTGTTTAGTGCTTTTATGTAAAATTCTTGTACTCTACCGTCTATATCAGGGTAAAAAGTAAGCGATAGCAAAGTCGCATAGTTAGAAGTTTTAAGTTAAGGGAAggtaacttaaaaaataaattttcataagTAACAAGTGAACTCCTcctccaaataaataaataaagttgacCCATTTCGTTGtgctttcttttctcttttttcaaacTCGAGGTtaacttttctttaaagaaaactcGATGTTAACTTACTCTCTAGGTAGATAAACACTGGAGCCCAAGATCAAAAGTTTACAAGCCTTAGATCATTAATCACTGACGAAAGTTTCTAAAGTTTACAACTATATTCCATTAATTTATTCCCAACTACTAAAACACGTTATTATTAGTTGCTGTTTGGACCATTCAAGCATGCCTCACATAACGTAAACTCGTcgatcattttctttttatataataaatcttGAGCGTTGCTATAATCCATATAGAGTTTActttaagaaaaaggaaaaatcgtCTATGAAGcaaatcaattataatttcGGTAAATTGCTACTCGTTTACATATTAAGGATTTGAatctctaatatatatatatcgtggTCTTAAACTGAGATTGAAAATTGCTAGTTCAAATGACATTGGctatatataaataagattttaatcaTTATACCCACAGATTAATATATCATGAGAAAAATAATGTCTAAGATGtctcaatttcttcaaaacgGGTTATTGAGTGCATCAACTTTGAAATGTACATCAAGTAAGCAATAATTAGTTCATTTAAGTTTAGCTGCCTATGATCATGACACTTATTTCATGAATTTAAACATGCACTTAAATTGGTGGGATCATATAGTACTATAGAGTACTACTGTACACACCAAAGAAGTCAACGCTCAATAAAAGCCATTACGTGGGATGACTTTAAACTTAATCT contains:
- the LOC114418454 gene encoding O-glucosyltransferase rumi homolog isoform X1; the protein is MANTNKQGCDHQSSSNKDKRWVSTYGLFSLAFLFVFAATNFIVNWVDLSRITSTTILKTIIVFNNQQPQFPLNCTNGKSASTCPSYYPTKLEFDDDSSNTSCPEYFRWIHEDLKPWESTGITRDMVERGKHISHFRLVIVNGKAYIEKFAKSYQTRDVFTIWGILQLLRLYPGKIPDLELMFQCGDRTVVFKKDFQVPKMSPPPVFHYCGEENSYDIVFPDWTFWGWAELSIRPWETTLHNILEGNKLVKWKDRIPYAFWKGNPTVSIIRRELGKCNTTEKHDWNARIYDIQWLRERASNFENSKLENQCTFRYKIYAEGTTWSVSEKYIIACDSMTMFIEPRYYDFFTRSMLPLQHYWPINTKNMCEEIKYAVDWGNAHLDNAQAIGNGGTNYIVENLKMKFVYDYMFHLLNRYSKLLKFKPTIPIGAVEICSESMACSLRGLRKSFMVESMVTSPSDTPPCTMPPPYTPETLKEFLQEKENLIKQVKTRVINTKQ
- the LOC114418454 gene encoding O-glucosyltransferase rumi homolog isoform X2, producing MTRWTLFSVTVLAAFVASSFFLEIDLSRITSTTILKTIIVFNNQQPQFPLNCTNGKSASTCPSYYPTKLEFDDDSSNTSCPEYFRWIHEDLKPWESTGITRDMVERGKHISHFRLVIVNGKAYIEKFAKSYQTRDVFTIWGILQLLRLYPGKIPDLELMFQCGDRTVVFKKDFQVPKMSPPPVFHYCGEENSYDIVFPDWTFWGWAELSIRPWETTLHNILEGNKLVKWKDRIPYAFWKGNPTVSIIRRELGKCNTTEKHDWNARIYDIQWLRERASNFENSKLENQCTFRYKIYAEGTTWSVSEKYIIACDSMTMFIEPRYYDFFTRSMLPLQHYWPINTKNMCEEIKYAVDWGNAHLDNAQAIGNGGTNYIVENLKMKFVYDYMFHLLNRYSKLLKFKPTIPIGAVEICSESMACSLRGLRKSFMVESMVTSPSDTPPCTMPPPYTPETLKEFLQEKENLIKQVKTRVINTKQ